In Xiphophorus maculatus strain JP 163 A chromosome 18, X_maculatus-5.0-male, whole genome shotgun sequence, a single genomic region encodes these proteins:
- the c1qtnf5 gene encoding complement C1q tumor necrosis factor-related protein 5 — protein sequence MTSLSLFPLLCSIIVLQVCFSSQLEDNKIPPSLCTGHPGIPGSPGNHGNPGQPGRDGRDGRDAALGEKGEKGDRGYPGETGVRGLTGDKGYQGEKGERGQPGECAVAPKSAFSAKLSQSHTLPLNVGDAVLFDTVLFNEQGDYNTETGRFTCKVPGVYYFAVHATVYRASLQFDLMKNGHAVASYFQFYGNWPKPASLSGGSLLHLIPGDQVWVQMALSEYNGFYCSTKTDSTFTGFLVYSDWKNSAVFA from the exons ATGACCTCACTCAGCCTGTTCCCCTTGTTATGCTCCATCATCGTCCTACAAGTCTGTTTTTCCAGCCAGCTGGAGGACAACAAGATCCCTCCCAGTCTGTGCACTGGTCATCCTGGCATCCCAGGCTCTCCTGGGAATCATGGCAATCCCGGTCAGCCAGGGAGAGACGGAAGAGATGGGAGGGATGCCGCTCTGGGAGAGAAAGGCGAGAAGGGGGACAGGGGATATCCAG GTGAGACAGGAGTGCGAGGCCTGACTGGAGACAAAGGCTACCAAGGAGAGAAAGGGGAGAGGGGCCAGCCAGGAGAGTGCGCAGTGGCCCCTAAATCGGCTTTCAGTGCTAAACTGTCTCAGAGCCACACTTTACCCCTAAATGTTGGGGACGCAGTCCTCTTTGACACAGTACTCTTCAACGAACAGGGGGACTACAACACAGAGACTGGACGCTTCACCTGCAAAGTCCCTGGCGTCTACTACTTTGCTGTCCACGCCACTGTTTACCGCGCCAGCCTGCAGTTTGACCTGATGAAGAACGGACACGCCGTGGCATCCTACTTCCAGTTTTATGGTAACTGGCCCAAACCAGCGTCTCTGTCAGGCGGCTCCCTGCTTCACCTCATCCCTGGCGACCAGGTGTGGGTCCAAATGGCCCTGTCAGAGTACAATGGGTTTTACTGCAGCACCAAGACTGACAGCACCTTCACTGGCTTCCTGGTCTACTCAGACTGGAAAAACTCTGCAGTTTTTGCATGA